From the genome of Acidobacteriota bacterium, one region includes:
- a CDS encoding GtrA family protein, with translation MNGARAGSHPREETGLERTGVFHRFARFSAVGAGGVIVQTATLAVLLRVAGMHYLIATAFAVEASVLHNFVWHRRWTWADRPQSRASHSLLRFNAMNGATSLIGNLAVMFLLVGLLNLNPHAANLITIGICSLVNFALADRLVFI, from the coding sequence ATGAACGGCGCTCGCGCAGGCAGTCATCCACGAGAAGAGACCGGGCTCGAACGGACGGGCGTCTTCCATCGCTTCGCCAGGTTCAGCGCGGTTGGGGCCGGGGGTGTCATCGTGCAAACGGCGACGCTTGCCGTTCTGTTGCGGGTTGCGGGAATGCACTATTTGATCGCGACCGCTTTCGCGGTTGAAGCATCAGTGCTGCACAATTTCGTTTGGCACAGACGATGGACCTGGGCTGACCGTCCGCAGTCTCGGGCCTCGCATTCTCTGCTGCGGTTTAACGCGATGAACGGAGCGACGTCGTTGATTGGCAACCTGGCGGTGATGTTCTTACTGGTGGGTCTGCTCAATCTGAACCCGCATGCGGCGAACCTTATTACAATAGGAATCTGTTCTCTGGTGAACTTCGCTCTAGCCGACCGTTTGGTATTCATCTAG
- a CDS encoding CDP-alcohol phosphatidyltransferase family protein, translating into MEPQLNPEFKSAVRQQTSMLAPLERICLSWLASHMPGWVKSDHLTLLGLAAMLAAGVCYALARWWPPALLIVNLCLALNWFGDSLDGTLARARNKQRPRYGFYVDHIIDAFGILFVICGLALSGYMSWTIALATLVTYFMLSIDVYLATYTIGTFKLSFYKFSPTELRILLAIGNIRAMGHPTTQVLGDTYLFFDIGAIVAVALMAVVLLVSVTRNTITLYRAERV; encoded by the coding sequence ATGGAACCTCAACTCAATCCCGAGTTCAAGAGTGCGGTTCGACAGCAGACGAGCATGCTCGCGCCGCTCGAGCGCATTTGTTTGAGCTGGCTGGCGAGTCATATGCCGGGCTGGGTCAAGTCGGACCACCTCACGCTGCTGGGTCTGGCCGCGATGCTGGCTGCAGGTGTGTGCTACGCACTCGCGAGGTGGTGGCCGCCCGCGCTTCTGATTGTGAACCTGTGCCTCGCGCTCAACTGGTTTGGCGACAGTCTCGACGGAACGCTAGCCCGCGCCCGCAACAAACAGAGACCGCGATACGGCTTTTACGTCGACCACATCATCGACGCGTTCGGCATTCTGTTCGTGATCTGCGGACTGGCGCTATCCGGCTATATGTCGTGGACGATCGCGCTCGCAACGCTGGTGACTTACTTCATGCTGTCGATCGACGTCTATCTTGCGACTTATACGATTGGGACTTTCAAGCTCTCGTTTTATAAGTTCAGCCCGACCGAGCTAAGAATACTGCTCGCCATTGGCAACATCAGAGCAATGGGGCATCCGACCACTCAGGTACTGGGCGACACGTACCTGTTCTTCGATATCGGCGCCATCGTAGCCGTGGCGTTGATGGCGGTCGTGCTGCTCGTTTCAGTCACGCGAAACACCATAACGCTGTATCGCGCGGAGAGGGTTTGA
- a CDS encoding serine hydrolase domain-containing protein: MKSRIKTLSMMLTARALVVAMAAMLVIPAPAQNLNSVVPDTALGKLAGTLIATFNTGDKEKIKSFITANMSQNFLREDSPEGLANDLQALYRQTGGLDVIEIIPSKEPNTIRFKLRSKRGNHWARFMTRLDKDQPDRLDGWGLRPILDPETEKAEAWPEGKVTEADAVKEIERHAASAASRDQFSGVVLVAKGDRVVFHKAYGNAEKNFYGPNKLDTKFNLGSMNKMFTSVAIAQLVQAGKLSYEDTLAKVLPEYPNKQIAEKVTIHNLLTHTSGLGDFFKPEFFKNREKYVALREYLPIFANDPLQFEPGKGWSYSNAAFIVLGVVVEKVSGQDYFDYVREHIFKPAGMMDSDSFRRDEVVANLSYGYTRFSGNDPLGIEPRKINWMELPLRGSSAGGGYSTAADLLKFVQALRGYKLLSKELTEKITSAKVDNRFSPELKYGYGFMETQMSGHSVRGHGGGAPGINSDLKIFWDGSYTVVAMGNYDPPAAQDLSQKIAEFLARQ, encoded by the coding sequence ATGAAATCAAGAATTAAGACCCTTTCAATGATGCTGACCGCCCGGGCTCTGGTGGTAGCAATGGCTGCCATGCTCGTCATACCGGCGCCGGCGCAAAATCTGAACAGCGTTGTTCCCGACACCGCTCTCGGCAAACTGGCCGGCACGCTGATAGCGACGTTCAATACCGGCGACAAAGAGAAGATCAAGAGCTTCATCACCGCCAACATGTCACAGAACTTCCTGAGAGAGGACTCACCCGAAGGGCTGGCCAACGATCTGCAAGCCCTTTACCGGCAGACCGGCGGGCTCGACGTGATAGAGATCATCCCGAGTAAGGAACCAAACACAATCAGGTTTAAGCTTCGCAGCAAGCGCGGCAACCACTGGGCGAGGTTCATGACTCGCCTCGACAAAGATCAGCCAGACAGGCTCGACGGCTGGGGTCTGCGCCCGATACTGGATCCCGAAACCGAGAAAGCGGAAGCATGGCCCGAAGGCAAAGTGACCGAAGCCGACGCCGTCAAGGAGATCGAACGTCACGCGGCCAGCGCTGCCTCGCGAGATCAATTCTCGGGGGTGGTGCTTGTCGCCAAAGGTGACCGCGTCGTTTTCCATAAGGCGTACGGCAACGCGGAGAAAAACTTTTACGGGCCCAACAAGCTTGATACCAAGTTCAATCTCGGCTCGATGAACAAGATGTTCACCAGCGTCGCAATCGCGCAGTTGGTACAGGCGGGCAAGCTCTCCTATGAAGACACGCTGGCGAAGGTGCTGCCCGAATATCCGAACAAACAGATAGCCGAGAAGGTCACGATTCATAACCTGTTGACGCACACCTCGGGACTCGGCGACTTCTTCAAGCCGGAGTTCTTCAAGAACCGCGAGAAGTACGTCGCGCTTCGAGAATACCTCCCGATCTTTGCGAACGACCCGCTTCAATTCGAACCGGGCAAGGGCTGGTCCTACAGCAACGCGGCGTTCATTGTGCTCGGGGTTGTAGTCGAGAAGGTCTCGGGCCAGGACTACTTCGACTACGTGCGCGAGCACATATTCAAGCCTGCGGGCATGATGGACAGCGACTCGTTCAGGCGAGATGAAGTAGTTGCTAATCTCTCATACGGCTACACACGTTTCAGCGGCAACGATCCGCTTGGAATCGAGCCACGGAAGATCAACTGGATGGAGCTGCCGCTTAGAGGAAGCTCTGCCGGCGGCGGTTATTCGACCGCTGCGGACCTTCTAAAGTTTGTCCAGGCGTTGAGAGGCTACAAGCTGTTAAGCAAGGAACTGACGGAAAAGATCACCAGCGCAAAAGTCGACAACCGTTTCAGCCCCGAACTCAAATACGGTTACGGCTTCATGGAGACCCAGATGTCAGGCCATAGCGTGCGCGGTCACGGGGGCGGCGCGCCCGGGATTAATTCGGACTTGAAGATATTTTGGGACGGAAGCTATACGGTGGTGGCGATGGGTAACTACGATCCGCCGGCCGCGCAGGACCTTTCGCAGAAGATCGCCGAGTTCCTTGCGCGGCAGTAA
- a CDS encoding LysR family transcriptional regulator translates to MNLQSFDLNLLLAFESLMIERNVTRAAKRIGLSQPAMSNALSRLRRTFDDPLLVRTPEGMAPTAAAHSLIVPVRAALAQLRAALEERPAFDPTASKRTFHLSTSDHVEIALIAPLVTKLLAKASRVSLRLTRPRAIFQPPAVNALADSIDLAIGFFPDVPALDASIHSEVLWEERSVALARKAHPRIKGKLTLRQFAAEHHAAVFYKTEGQGFIDTLLEQRGLARRAAVIVGHFASIPFVVAASDLIATVPERTADHFAKQLKLQVLPVPLAIPPFRMTMLWHERMEADLAHAWLRELIVETALGAKA, encoded by the coding sequence ATGAATCTACAATCGTTCGATCTGAACCTGCTTCTTGCGTTCGAATCGCTGATGATCGAGCGCAACGTGACGCGAGCGGCAAAGCGAATCGGTTTAAGCCAGCCGGCGATGAGCAACGCGCTTTCGCGGCTGCGGCGAACGTTTGACGATCCGCTGTTGGTGCGAACGCCGGAAGGGATGGCGCCGACCGCGGCCGCTCATTCGTTGATAGTCCCGGTGCGCGCGGCGCTGGCCCAGCTTCGCGCCGCATTGGAGGAAAGGCCCGCGTTTGATCCTACTGCGTCGAAGCGTACCTTTCATCTCTCGACCAGCGATCACGTCGAGATAGCGCTCATCGCGCCTCTGGTAACGAAACTTCTTGCGAAGGCCAGCCGCGTCAGCCTGCGGCTCACCCGGCCGCGCGCTATCTTTCAGCCGCCTGCGGTTAACGCGTTGGCCGATTCGATCGACCTTGCGATCGGCTTCTTTCCGGATGTGCCGGCTCTCGACGCGAGCATTCATTCCGAAGTGCTGTGGGAGGAGAGAAGCGTAGCGCTCGCGCGCAAGGCTCATCCGCGCATCAAGGGCAAGCTCACGTTGCGGCAGTTCGCGGCCGAGCATCACGCGGCGGTGTTCTACAAGACTGAAGGCCAGGGCTTTATCGACACGCTGCTCGAGCAGAGGGGACTTGCGCGGCGCGCGGCGGTGATCGTTGGGCACTTCGCGAGCATTCCGTTTGTTGTAGCCGCATCGGATTTGATCGCGACCGTGCCCGAGCGAACAGCCGATCACTTTGCAAAGCAGTTGAAGCTCCAAGTGCTGCCCGTGCCCCTTGCGATCCCGCCGTTTCGAATGACTATGCTGTGGCACGAACGTATGGAGGCAGACTTAGCTCATGCGTGGTTGCGCGAGTTGATTGTGGAGACTGCGCTGGGAGCGAAGGCTTAA
- a CDS encoding enoyl-CoA hydratase/isomerase family protein has protein sequence MTNTSPEPLVLSHREGAVLTLTLNRPDKSNSLHPDLVERLSAALKGAEADNELGVVVITGAGRSFCAGLDLDLLLGWTTDQKLAHLEAVTGIFRLLWSLPQPVIAAVNGPAIAGGFDLAAFCDIRLAAKEAIFGQAEINIGLTQIIHPLYKSIGLARAKELAMTGQNISADEAFRIGLVNHVYPREELMPRAMEMAAVLASKPRAALFETKRLTRELIDLDTNTALDEIGKTFRELVASDEHRWRVAGVLEGLKKK, from the coding sequence ATGACAAACACTAGCCCGGAACCGCTTGTGTTGAGCCACCGCGAAGGAGCCGTGCTGACGCTCACGCTCAACCGGCCCGACAAGAGCAACTCGCTTCATCCGGATCTTGTCGAACGGCTATCGGCCGCGTTGAAGGGCGCCGAGGCCGACAACGAGCTTGGCGTCGTTGTGATCACGGGCGCTGGCCGCAGCTTCTGCGCCGGGCTGGATCTGGATCTGCTGCTCGGCTGGACTACCGATCAGAAGCTGGCGCACCTGGAAGCGGTGACGGGGATCTTTCGGCTTCTGTGGTCATTGCCGCAGCCGGTGATAGCAGCGGTGAACGGTCCCGCTATCGCGGGAGGCTTTGACCTGGCAGCGTTCTGTGACATTCGGCTCGCCGCGAAGGAAGCGATCTTTGGACAAGCGGAGATCAACATAGGTCTGACTCAGATCATTCATCCGCTATACAAATCGATCGGGCTTGCGCGGGCGAAAGAGCTGGCGATGACCGGACAGAACATTTCCGCCGATGAAGCCTTTCGCATCGGGCTGGTCAACCACGTCTATCCGCGCGAAGAACTGATGCCGCGGGCAATGGAGATGGCGGCGGTGCTGGCGTCGAAACCGCGCGCAGCGCTGTTCGAAACCAAGCGGCTCACTCGCGAGCTGATCGATCTGGACACCAACACAGCTCTCGATGAAATAGGGAAGACGTTTCGGGAATTGGTGGCATCCGACGAGCACCGCTGGCGAGTCGCGGGAGTTTTGGAAGGCTTAAAGAAGAAGTGA
- a CDS encoding DUF1015 family protein: MAIVRAFKALRPPAETAALVSAVPYDVVSTYEARELAAGNPLSFLHVSRPEIDLPDGIDVYSDAVYGKAAENFEKLKAAAPLFIEDAPSLYVYRLRMGEHTQTGIAACCSVDEYDADIVRKHEGTRKVKEDDRTRHMLTLGAQTGPVLLTYRGRDEINDLAIRAQQEEPLCDFVAPDGVAHTIWRVGQPDTGRLIKAFQAVPLVYIADGHHRAASASRARTELRAKNAGHSGVEEYNFFLTVLFPADQLQILPYNRVVKDLSGMSADGFLKLLSEKFDIKETASPAPSQKGEICMYLAGRWYSLTSSPGTTNPIDPISSLDVSVLQERVLEPLLGIKDVSTDSRIDFAGGLRGTAALEQIVDDGHAEVAFSLYPGTVDELMAIADRNEIMPPKSTWFEPKLRDGLLSHLI; encoded by the coding sequence ATGGCAATCGTTCGCGCTTTTAAAGCGCTGCGCCCGCCGGCAGAAACAGCGGCGTTAGTTTCGGCGGTGCCCTACGACGTGGTGAGCACTTACGAGGCTCGCGAGCTCGCAGCGGGGAATCCGCTTAGTTTTCTGCACGTCTCGCGGCCGGAAATTGACTTGCCGGACGGCATCGACGTTTATTCCGATGCGGTCTATGGCAAGGCTGCCGAGAACTTCGAAAAGCTGAAGGCCGCGGCGCCGCTGTTCATCGAAGATGCCCCAAGCCTGTACGTCTATCGCCTTCGCATGGGCGAGCACACACAAACCGGGATCGCCGCGTGTTGCTCGGTAGACGAGTACGACGCGGATATCGTTCGCAAGCACGAAGGTACCCGCAAGGTGAAGGAAGATGATCGCACCCGCCACATGCTGACGCTGGGCGCGCAAACGGGACCGGTGCTCCTGACCTATCGCGGACGGGACGAGATCAACGATCTTGCTATTCGCGCGCAGCAGGAAGAGCCGCTTTGCGATTTCGTTGCGCCCGACGGCGTCGCTCACACCATCTGGCGAGTCGGCCAGCCCGATACCGGCCGTTTGATCAAAGCCTTTCAAGCGGTCCCGCTGGTTTACATTGCGGACGGTCACCACCGCGCCGCCAGCGCGAGCCGTGCGCGAACGGAACTCAGGGCAAAGAACGCCGGGCACAGCGGAGTCGAAGAGTACAACTTCTTTCTCACGGTCTTATTCCCTGCCGATCAGCTTCAGATACTGCCCTACAATCGAGTGGTCAAGGACCTTAGCGGCATGTCAGCAGACGGCTTTCTCAAGCTGTTGTCTGAGAAGTTCGATATCAAGGAAACCGCTTCGCCCGCGCCTTCGCAGAAAGGCGAGATATGCATGTACCTCGCGGGCAGGTGGTACAGTCTGACCTCCAGCCCCGGCACCACCAACCCGATCGACCCGATCTCTTCGCTTGATGTGAGCGTGTTGCAGGAGCGGGTGCTCGAACCGCTGCTGGGCATCAAAGACGTTAGCACCGATTCGCGCATCGACTTTGCCGGCGGGCTTCGGGGAACTGCGGCTCTCGAGCAGATTGTCGACGATGGACACGCGGAAGTGGCGTTCTCGCTGTACCCGGGAACAGTTGACGAGTTGATGGCTATCGCCGATCGGAACGAGATCATGCCACCCAAGTCAACATGGTTCGAACCCAAGCTGCGAGATGGATTGTTGAGCCATTTGATCTGA
- a CDS encoding 3-phosphoglycerate dehydrogenase family protein: protein MKILIADKFPESGQTDLRQAGFEIVYDPELKDDALAAAIKSTAADILVVRGTKVGGEMLDAGRLSLVVRAGAGYNTIDVKTASSRGIYVTNCPGKNSVAVAELAFGLMLALDRRIADNALDLRQGRWNKKEYSKARGIFGRTLGLIGLGKIGQEMIPRANAFGMPVVAWSRSLTPERAERLGVDMKQSPLEVAWAADTISVHVALNAETRNLLDQKFFNAMKSGSYFINTSRAEVVDQAALAQAVTERGVRAGLDVFAGEPAGGVGTVEDEIFKLDGVIGTHHIGASTDQAQQAIAEETVRIIREYKETGRAPNVVNLAKKTPATHLLVVRHYDRVGVLANVFTQLKQAGINVEETENIVFDGATAAIARIHLDSAPSEVVLDAIKANSQDIIELSLLKL from the coding sequence ATGAAAATACTCATCGCGGACAAGTTCCCCGAAAGCGGCCAAACGGATTTGCGCCAGGCCGGCTTCGAGATTGTGTATGACCCCGAACTGAAAGACGATGCCCTCGCCGCCGCGATCAAATCGACCGCCGCCGACATCCTGGTAGTTCGCGGCACGAAGGTCGGCGGCGAGATGCTCGATGCAGGCCGTTTGAGCCTCGTCGTTCGCGCGGGCGCGGGCTACAACACGATCGATGTCAAGACCGCCTCGTCGCGCGGCATCTATGTTACGAACTGCCCCGGTAAGAACTCGGTCGCGGTCGCCGAACTGGCGTTCGGATTGATGCTGGCGCTGGATCGGCGCATAGCTGACAACGCTCTTGATCTGAGACAAGGCCGCTGGAACAAAAAAGAGTACAGCAAGGCGCGAGGCATCTTTGGCCGAACTCTCGGGCTGATTGGCTTGGGCAAGATCGGTCAGGAAATGATCCCGCGCGCGAATGCTTTCGGAATGCCGGTTGTCGCGTGGAGCCGTTCGCTGACGCCGGAACGCGCAGAACGATTGGGCGTCGATATGAAGCAGTCGCCGCTCGAGGTCGCCTGGGCTGCAGACACTATCAGCGTGCATGTCGCTCTCAACGCCGAAACGCGGAATCTTCTCGACCAGAAGTTCTTCAACGCAATGAAGTCCGGCTCGTACTTCATAAACACATCGCGCGCGGAAGTGGTCGATCAGGCAGCGCTCGCGCAAGCAGTTACTGAACGCGGTGTTCGCGCCGGGCTCGACGTCTTCGCGGGCGAACCTGCGGGCGGAGTCGGAACGGTCGAAGACGAAATCTTCAAACTCGACGGCGTGATCGGCACTCATCACATCGGCGCGTCAACCGATCAAGCCCAACAAGCCATCGCCGAAGAAACCGTGCGTATCATCCGCGAGTACAAAGAAACGGGCCGGGCGCCGAACGTTGTGAACCTGGCGAAGAAGACGCCCGCGACGCACTTGCTGGTCGTTCGGCACTACGATCGCGTCGGCGTGCTCGCAAATGTTTTTACTCAACTCAAGCAGGCGGGCATCAACGTTGAAGAAACCGAGAACATTGTCTTCGACGGAGCGACTGCGGCCATCGCTCGCATTCACCTCGACTCGGCGCCC